One Cellulomonas soli DNA window includes the following coding sequences:
- a CDS encoding peptidylprolyl isomerase produces the protein MFAILHTTAGDIRIELYPNHAPRTVENFVGLATGSKAWKDPQTGAERTDPLYKDIVFHRVIDGFMVQGGDPLGTGRGGPGYQFDDEIHPELTFSAPYLLAMANAGLRRDPITGKNGGTNGSQFFISVAATPWLNGKHTIFGVVADDASRAVVDAIATAPTRPGDRPVDDIVLTSVTIED, from the coding sequence ATGTTCGCGATCCTGCACACGACCGCCGGTGACATCCGGATCGAGCTGTACCCGAACCACGCGCCGCGTACCGTCGAGAACTTCGTCGGCCTGGCCACCGGGTCGAAGGCCTGGAAGGACCCGCAGACGGGTGCCGAGCGCACCGACCCGCTGTACAAGGACATCGTGTTCCACCGTGTGATCGACGGGTTCATGGTCCAGGGCGGCGACCCGCTCGGCACGGGCCGCGGCGGCCCGGGCTACCAGTTCGACGACGAGATCCACCCCGAGCTCACGTTCTCCGCCCCCTACCTGCTGGCGATGGCCAACGCCGGTCTGCGCCGTGACCCGATCACGGGCAAGAACGGCGGCACCAACGGCTCGCAGTTCTTCATCTCGGTCGCGGCGACGCCGTGGCTCAACGGCAAGCACACGATCTTCGGTGTCGTGGCCGACGACGCGAGCCGTGCCGTGGTCGACGCCATCGCCACGGCGCCGACGCGTCCGGGCGACCGCCCGGTGGACGACATCGTCCTCACGTCGGTGACGATCGAGGACTGA
- a CDS encoding ABC transporter permease: MSATTSTDLFTDEAMVAAARPRRLGAFYVAEHRLRAMRAYGWTLVIGSVGNPLLYLLGIGLGLAAFIDQPVAQGPHGPVDYVQFVAPALLATAAVSVATEEFTYAVMEGFKWRRLFWGMNASPVSPAQIAAGQVLAVGARMLFTTAVYALLAFLLGGVDDPWAAAALPFVGLLAGLAFGLPLMAYAASLKDDSGQFAMVQRFVFTPMFLFSGTFYPITTLPAWLQWIGWVSPLWHASELGRAITYGTTAPGWQVAVHVVVLIGMAAGGWLLARQAFVRRLR, encoded by the coding sequence GTGAGCGCGACGACGAGCACGGACCTGTTCACCGACGAGGCGATGGTCGCGGCTGCGCGCCCGCGGCGACTCGGCGCGTTCTACGTGGCCGAGCACCGGCTCCGAGCCATGCGTGCGTACGGCTGGACGCTCGTCATCGGCAGCGTGGGCAACCCGTTGCTGTACCTGCTGGGCATCGGGCTCGGCCTGGCGGCGTTCATCGACCAGCCCGTCGCCCAGGGACCGCACGGTCCGGTCGACTACGTGCAGTTCGTCGCACCCGCGCTCCTCGCCACGGCAGCGGTCTCGGTGGCCACGGAGGAGTTCACCTACGCCGTCATGGAGGGCTTCAAGTGGCGGCGGCTGTTCTGGGGCATGAACGCCTCCCCGGTCTCCCCCGCGCAGATCGCGGCCGGTCAGGTGCTGGCGGTCGGAGCGCGCATGCTCTTCACGACGGCCGTGTACGCCCTGCTGGCGTTCCTGCTCGGGGGGGTCGACGACCCGTGGGCCGCGGCCGCGCTGCCGTTCGTCGGGCTGCTCGCCGGGCTCGCGTTCGGCCTGCCGCTCATGGCGTACGCCGCGAGCCTCAAGGACGACTCGGGGCAGTTCGCGATGGTGCAGCGCTTCGTGTTCACACCGATGTTCCTGTTCTCCGGCACGTTCTACCCGATCACCACGCTCCCGGCATGGCTGCAGTGGATCGGATGGGTCTCGCCCCTGTGGCACGCCAGCGAGCTCGGCCGGGCGATCACGTACGGCACCACCGCGCCCGGGTGGCAGGTCGCCGTGCACGTCGTCGTGCTCATCGGCATGGCGGCCGGAGGCTGGCTGCTCGCCCGGCAGGCGTTCGTACGGAGGCTGCGCTGA
- a CDS encoding ABC transporter ATP-binding protein, with the protein MTSPVIAASGLTKRFGELAAVDGIDFEVAPGESFGLLGPNGAGKSTTMRMVGAVSSRTGGDLRVLGLDPDTHGPEIRSLLGVVPQEDNLDTELRVRDNLIVYGRYFGLPRALCAQRADELLAFAQLEEKRASKVDDLSGGMKRRLTIARALINEPRILMLDEPTTGLDPQARHVLWDRLFRLKERGTTLVLTTHYMDEAEQLCDRLVVVDHGRIMAEGSPSQLIRDHSSREVVELRFGSGRNAEAAVRLEGLAERVEVLPDRVLLYAADGEAVLEQVAHLGMHPTTSLVRRSSLEDVFLRLTGRSLIE; encoded by the coding sequence GTGACCTCCCCCGTGATCGCCGCCTCCGGCCTGACCAAGCGCTTCGGTGAGCTGGCCGCCGTCGACGGCATCGACTTCGAGGTCGCCCCCGGTGAGTCCTTCGGCCTGCTCGGTCCCAACGGTGCGGGCAAGTCCACGACGATGCGCATGGTCGGCGCGGTCTCCTCACGTACCGGCGGGGACCTGCGGGTGCTCGGTCTCGACCCCGACACGCACGGCCCGGAGATCCGCTCGCTGCTCGGGGTCGTCCCGCAGGAGGACAACCTCGACACCGAGCTGCGCGTGCGGGACAACCTCATCGTCTACGGCCGGTACTTCGGCCTTCCCCGCGCCCTGTGCGCCCAGCGTGCCGACGAGCTGCTCGCGTTCGCCCAGCTCGAGGAGAAGCGGGCGTCCAAGGTCGACGACCTGTCCGGCGGCATGAAGCGTCGGTTGACGATCGCCCGGGCACTCATCAACGAGCCGCGCATCCTCATGCTCGACGAGCCGACCACCGGCCTGGACCCGCAGGCCCGGCACGTGCTGTGGGACCGGCTGTTCCGGCTCAAGGAGCGCGGCACCACACTCGTGCTGACGACCCACTACATGGACGAGGCCGAGCAGCTGTGCGACCGGCTCGTGGTCGTCGACCACGGCCGGATCATGGCCGAGGGCAGCCCGTCGCAGCTGATCCGGGACCACTCCTCGCGTGAGGTCGTCGAGCTGCGGTTCGGCTCGGGTCGCAACGCCGAGGCGGCCGTGCGGCTCGAGGGGCTGGCGGAGCGCGTGGAGGTGCTCCCCGACCGGGTGCTGCTCTACGCGGCCGACGGCGAGGCCGTGCTCGAGCAGGTGGCGCACCTGGGGATGCACCCGACGACCAGCCTGGTGCGTCGTTCGAGCCTCGAGGACGTGTTCCTGCGACTGACCGGCCGGAGCCTGATCGAGTGA
- a CDS encoding rhomboid family intramembrane serine protease: MTSDQPVQPSVPPAAPVCPRHPDRVSYVRCQRCGRPTCPDCQRQAAVGVQCVDCVAEAARATPATRTALGGRVRAGRPVVTIALVGLCVLSYVLQYLVPGWTTRWMFVPAFAAREPWTFLTAAFLHSPGQITHILFNMIALWMVGPGLEQTLGRARYVTLYVLSAIGGSVGALVLATPTSGWMVGLVGASGAVFGLFGAVLVVLRRLGRDAGGIIGILVVNAVIGFLVPGISWQAHLGGLVTGALLGAAYAYAPRERQTLVSVGASVGVAAALVLASVLALQSVGLL; the protein is encoded by the coding sequence ATGACGAGCGACCAGCCGGTCCAGCCGTCCGTGCCGCCCGCGGCGCCCGTGTGCCCACGTCACCCCGACCGGGTGTCCTACGTGCGGTGCCAGCGCTGCGGGCGGCCGACGTGCCCGGACTGCCAGCGGCAGGCGGCCGTCGGCGTGCAGTGCGTCGACTGCGTGGCCGAGGCCGCACGGGCCACGCCCGCCACCCGGACCGCGCTCGGCGGGCGCGTGCGGGCTGGTCGACCCGTCGTGACGATCGCCCTGGTCGGCCTGTGCGTGCTCTCGTACGTGCTGCAGTACCTGGTGCCGGGGTGGACGACCCGGTGGATGTTCGTCCCGGCGTTCGCCGCGCGGGAGCCGTGGACGTTCCTCACGGCGGCGTTCCTGCACTCCCCCGGGCAGATCACGCACATCCTGTTCAACATGATCGCGCTGTGGATGGTCGGCCCCGGCCTCGAGCAGACGCTGGGTCGGGCACGCTACGTGACGCTCTACGTGCTCAGCGCGATCGGGGGTTCGGTCGGGGCGCTCGTCCTGGCCACGCCGACGAGCGGTTGGATGGTGGGCCTCGTCGGGGCGTCCGGTGCGGTCTTCGGCCTGTTCGGCGCGGTGCTCGTGGTGCTGCGCCGCCTCGGGCGTGACGCGGGCGGGATCATCGGCATCCTCGTCGTGAACGCCGTGATCGGCTTCCTGGTGCCGGGGATCTCCTGGCAGGCGCACCTCGGAGGTCTCGTCACCGGTGCGCTGCTCGGTGCGGCCTACGCGTACGCGCCGCGTGAGCGGCAGACCCTCGTCAGCGTGGGTGCGAGCGTGGGCGTCGCGGCTGCGCTCGTCCTGGCCTCGGTCCTCGCGCTGCAGTCGGTCGGACTGCTCTGA
- the gyrA gene encoding DNA gyrase subunit A, which produces MTENDIEHGRIDQIDLQLEMQRSYLDYAMSVIVGRALPDVRDGLKPVHRRVLYAMYDGGYRPDRQFSKCSRVVGDVMGKYHPHGDTAIYDALVRLVQDWSLRYPLVAGQGNFGSPGDDPAAAPRYTECKMAPLAMEMVRDIDEDTVDFQDNYDGRTQEPVVLPSRFPNLLVNGSAGIAVGMATNIPPHNLREVAEGVQWYLEHPEATKEELLEALLVRIKGPDFPTAATILGHKAIEDAYRTGRGSITMRAVVEVEEIQGRICLVVTELPYQVNPDTLAKKIADLVRENRVTGIADIRDETSGRTGQRLVIVLKRDAVAKVVLNNLYKHTQLQDTFGANMLALVDGVPRTLSIDAFVRHWTTHQLDVVVRRTQYRLRKAEEEIHVYRGYLKALDALDEVIALIRRSPDVDEARSGLMALLEVDEVQANAILNLQLRRLAALQRQEIMERHDALQQLIVGYRTILESPERQREIVSEELKVVVDKYGDERRTRILPFDGEVSIEDLIAEEEMVVTITRGGYVKRTRSDNYRAQKRGGKGVRGAQLREDDIVDHFFVTTTHHWLLFFTNLGRVYRAKAYELPEGGRDAKGQHVANLLAFQPGEQIAQVLDLRDYEQAEHLVLATQRGLVKKTRLSEYDSNRTGGVIAINLREDEEGRPDELVSARLADSTDDLILVSRKGQSVRFTASDETLRPMGRATSGVTGMKFRGEDELLAMDVVREDAFLFTVTEGGIAKRTALTVENYRQQGRGGLGIKVANLPEANGDLVGALVVDLEDEVLVIMERGKVVRSAVVEVNATGRTTQGVIFAKPDAQDRIIAVARNTERHLADDAGTVGAENAPGSDDQDMSGDPDAPRAADDTTADAGTTADTSPEDA; this is translated from the coding sequence ATGACTGAGAACGACATCGAGCACGGCCGCATCGACCAGATCGACCTGCAGCTCGAGATGCAGCGCTCGTACCTGGACTACGCGATGTCCGTCATCGTCGGGCGCGCCCTTCCCGACGTGCGTGACGGGCTCAAGCCGGTGCACCGCCGCGTGCTGTACGCGATGTACGACGGCGGGTACCGACCCGACCGCCAGTTCTCCAAGTGCTCGCGTGTCGTCGGCGACGTCATGGGCAAGTACCACCCGCACGGTGACACGGCGATCTACGACGCCCTGGTCCGCCTCGTGCAGGACTGGTCGCTGCGGTACCCGCTCGTGGCCGGCCAGGGGAACTTCGGCTCCCCCGGTGACGACCCGGCGGCCGCCCCGCGGTACACCGAGTGCAAGATGGCCCCGCTCGCCATGGAGATGGTGCGCGACATCGACGAGGACACCGTCGACTTCCAGGACAACTACGACGGCCGCACGCAGGAGCCGGTCGTCCTGCCCAGCCGGTTCCCGAACCTGCTGGTCAACGGCTCGGCCGGTATCGCGGTCGGCATGGCGACGAACATCCCGCCGCACAACCTGCGCGAGGTCGCCGAGGGCGTCCAGTGGTACCTGGAGCACCCCGAGGCCACCAAGGAGGAGCTGCTCGAGGCCCTCCTGGTCCGCATCAAGGGCCCGGACTTCCCCACGGCCGCCACGATCCTGGGTCACAAGGCCATCGAGGACGCGTACCGCACGGGCCGCGGCTCGATCACCATGCGCGCCGTCGTCGAGGTCGAGGAGATCCAGGGCCGCATCTGCCTGGTCGTCACCGAGCTGCCGTACCAGGTGAACCCGGACACCCTGGCGAAGAAGATCGCCGACCTGGTCCGCGAGAACCGTGTCACCGGCATCGCCGACATCCGCGACGAGACCTCGGGCCGCACCGGTCAGCGCCTGGTCATCGTGCTCAAGCGTGACGCGGTCGCCAAGGTCGTGCTGAACAACCTCTACAAGCACACGCAGCTGCAGGACACGTTCGGCGCGAACATGCTCGCGCTGGTCGACGGCGTGCCGCGCACGCTGAGCATCGACGCGTTCGTCCGGCACTGGACGACGCACCAGCTCGACGTCGTCGTCCGCCGCACGCAGTACCGCCTGCGCAAGGCGGAGGAGGAGATCCACGTCTACCGCGGGTACCTCAAGGCGCTCGACGCGCTCGACGAGGTCATCGCGCTGATCCGCCGCTCCCCCGACGTCGACGAGGCCCGCAGCGGCCTGATGGCCCTGCTCGAGGTCGACGAGGTCCAGGCGAACGCGATCCTCAACCTGCAGCTGCGCCGGCTGGCCGCGCTGCAGCGGCAGGAGATCATGGAGCGGCACGACGCGCTCCAGCAGCTGATCGTGGGTTACCGGACGATCCTCGAGTCCCCCGAGCGTCAGCGCGAGATCGTGAGCGAGGAGCTGAAGGTCGTCGTCGACAAGTACGGCGACGAGCGGCGCACCCGGATCCTGCCGTTCGACGGCGAGGTGTCGATCGAGGACCTCATCGCCGAGGAGGAGATGGTCGTCACCATCACCCGCGGCGGCTACGTCAAGCGCACCCGGTCGGACAACTACCGGGCGCAGAAGCGCGGCGGCAAGGGTGTGCGCGGAGCGCAGCTGCGCGAGGACGACATCGTCGACCACTTCTTCGTCACGACGACGCACCACTGGCTGCTGTTCTTCACGAACCTGGGCCGCGTCTACCGGGCCAAGGCGTACGAGCTGCCCGAGGGCGGTCGTGACGCCAAGGGTCAGCACGTCGCGAACCTGCTGGCCTTCCAGCCGGGCGAGCAGATCGCCCAGGTCCTCGACCTGCGCGACTACGAGCAGGCCGAGCACCTGGTGCTGGCCACGCAGCGCGGTCTGGTGAAGAAGACCCGGCTGTCGGAGTACGACTCCAACCGCACGGGCGGCGTCATCGCGATCAACCTGCGCGAGGACGAGGAGGGCCGGCCCGACGAGCTCGTGTCCGCCCGGCTCGCCGACTCCACGGACGACCTGATCCTGGTGTCCCGCAAGGGCCAGTCGGTGCGGTTCACGGCGTCCGACGAGACCCTGCGACCGATGGGCCGCGCCACGTCGGGCGTCACCGGCATGAAGTTCCGCGGCGAGGACGAGCTGCTGGCCATGGACGTCGTCCGCGAGGACGCGTTCCTGTTCACGGTCACCGAGGGCGGCATCGCCAAGCGCACCGCCCTCACCGTGGAGAACTACCGCCAGCAGGGACGCGGTGGCCTGGGGATCAAGGTCGCGAACCTGCCCGAGGCGAACGGCGACCTCGTGGGAGCCCTGGTCGTCGACCTCGAGGACGAGGTCCTGGTCATCATGGAACGCGGCAAGGTCGTGCGGTCCGCGGTCGTCGAGGTCAACGCGACGGGCCGGACCACCCAGGGCGTGATCTTCGCGAAGCCGGACGCGCAGGACCGGATCATCGCGGTCGCTCGCAACACCGAGCGACACCTGGCGGACGATGCGGGTACGGTGGGCGCCGAGAACGCTCCCGGATCCGACGATCAGGACATGTCGGGCGACCCGGACGCCCCCCGTGCTGCCGATGACACGACGGCTGACGCGGGCACCACCGCCGACACCTCCCCGGAGGACGCATGA
- a CDS encoding DUF3566 domain-containing protein — protein MTDAVPPSIPPRKRPTQPAGGGRSTVSGDWQTGGAASASRPARADSPVVTEDPVRTETGAEGNGTPARRVDDVPAQASAPGSAASSAEGDELPSPLLAAVDSVSAWAKKAAGGTSAAIASLTRPRPKDSPMTTTSPAAGTSAPSAARPSATAGDSARPSTGHVPTVGPHGAPRRVRLSISRIDPWSVMKLSFLLSVAIGVMIVVAAAVVWFTLDGLQVFAKADDLVTQIVGTESDIDILQYVEFSKTISGATLVAVIDVFLITALSTIGAFLYNIVAALVGGVHVTMTDE, from the coding sequence ATGACAGACGCCGTCCCGCCCTCGATCCCGCCGCGCAAGCGACCGACCCAGCCCGCCGGTGGCGGACGGTCGACGGTCTCCGGCGACTGGCAGACGGGCGGGGCCGCGTCGGCCTCACGGCCGGCACGCGCGGATTCACCCGTGGTGACCGAGGACCCGGTCCGGACGGAGACGGGCGCCGAAGGCAACGGGACCCCTGCACGGCGTGTCGACGACGTCCCTGCTCAGGCCTCTGCCCCGGGTTCCGCGGCGTCGTCGGCGGAGGGTGACGAGCTGCCCTCGCCGCTGCTCGCCGCGGTCGACTCGGTCTCCGCCTGGGCCAAGAAGGCGGCCGGCGGAACCTCGGCCGCGATAGCCTCGCTCACCCGTCCCCGCCCGAAGGACAGCCCGATGACCACGACGTCCCCCGCCGCCGGCACTTCGGCACCGAGCGCCGCCCGCCCGTCGGCCACGGCAGGTGACTCCGCCCGGCCGTCCACCGGCCACGTGCCCACGGTGGGCCCGCACGGCGCTCCGCGCCGCGTCCGGCTGTCGATCTCGCGGATCGACCCCTGGTCGGTCATGAAGCTGTCGTTCCTGCTGTCGGTCGCGATCGGCGTCATGATCGTGGTGGCCGCCGCGGTCGTCTGGTTCACGCTGGACGGTCTGCAGGTCTTCGCCAAGGCCGACGACCTCGTCACGCAGATCGTGGGCACGGAGAGCGACATCGACATCCTGCAGTACGTCGAGTTCAGCAAGACGATCTCCGGGGCCACGCTGGTCGCCGTCATCGACGTCTTCCTGATCACGGCCCTGTCGACGATCGGCGCATTCCTGTACAACATCGTCGCCGCCCTGGTCGGCGGCGTGCACGTCACGATGACCGACGAGTGA
- a CDS encoding DLW-39 family protein has protein sequence MKKLLLLAAAAAVGYVVYQRYVQDRDERDLWSEVTDTFE, from the coding sequence ATGAAGAAGCTCCTGCTCCTGGCGGCTGCTGCCGCCGTCGGCTACGTCGTGTACCAGCGGTACGTGCAGGACCGCGACGAGCGCGACCTGTGGTCCGAGGTCACCGACACCTTCGAGTGA
- a CDS encoding ABC transporter permease, whose product MAAPTVTAPRRRAGGVRALYSGNARVIVVRGLMATRSSTWTVVVSGFFEPVFFLLAMGFGLGTYIGDVTLADGRTISYAAYIAPALLAVSAMNGAVYDSTWNVFFKMHFGKLYQSMLTTSLGPLDVAFGEIAYALLRGGVYAIGFLTVMQVMGLNLAWTAVLSIPAVLLVAFAFAAVGMAVTSYMSTFQQMDWINFVMLPMFLFSATFYPLSVYPQGVQWVIQALPLWHAVELVRGLTTGLVDGAMLGHVTYFVVMVAAGLVLTTRRLRALFLD is encoded by the coding sequence ATGGCGGCGCCGACCGTCACGGCACCGCGGCGGCGTGCCGGCGGGGTTCGGGCGCTCTACTCGGGCAACGCCCGCGTCATCGTGGTGCGTGGGCTCATGGCCACCCGCTCGTCGACGTGGACGGTCGTGGTGTCCGGCTTCTTCGAGCCCGTGTTCTTCCTGCTCGCGATGGGCTTCGGCCTCGGCACGTACATCGGCGACGTGACGCTGGCGGACGGCCGCACGATCTCGTACGCGGCCTACATCGCACCCGCGCTGCTGGCCGTCTCCGCGATGAACGGCGCGGTGTACGACTCCACGTGGAACGTGTTCTTCAAGATGCACTTCGGCAAGCTGTACCAGTCGATGCTCACCACGTCGCTCGGCCCGCTGGACGTCGCCTTCGGCGAGATCGCGTACGCGTTGCTGCGTGGCGGCGTCTACGCGATCGGGTTCCTCACGGTCATGCAGGTCATGGGCCTGAACCTGGCGTGGACGGCCGTGCTGTCGATCCCCGCGGTCCTGCTCGTCGCGTTCGCGTTCGCCGCGGTGGGCATGGCCGTCACGAGCTACATGTCGACCTTCCAGCAGATGGACTGGATCAACTTCGTCATGCTGCCGATGTTCCTGTTCTCGGCGACGTTCTACCCGTTGAGCGTGTACCCGCAGGGCGTGCAGTGGGTGATCCAGGCGCTGCCGCTGTGGCACGCGGTCGAGCTGGTGCGCGGGCTCACGACCGGGCTGGTCGACGGTGCGATGCTCGGCCACGTGACGTACTTCGTCGTCATGGTCGCGGCCGGCCTGGTCCTCACCACGCGCAGGCTGCGCGCCCTCTTCCTGGACTGA
- a CDS encoding penicillin-binding transpeptidase domain-containing protein translates to MTMHGRTPRQDRTQARVRARGVAAVLALLALGASGLTACSADRPGPEKAAQALAEGIASGDLAGVTFAAGSPDVATINQVRTDAFAGLAPWTPSVEAGTAVVDPKDEDAATVELSYSWDVGAGKWTYTTTARLARDAEDAWRTTWLPSLLAPDLVDGETLTVERVAAERATVVGTGGTPIVEPRPVVRVGVDKTRVDAAGQDAAARALAGALGMDADAYAAKVAAAGAKAFVEAIVVRADDPAYDTDALGSITGVNLVSDTIPLAPTRTFARPVLGTVGEATAEIVEQSEGAIVAGDQTGLSGLQRQYDAQLRGLPGVTIRATSADGAAVRELFHVEPIAGTPLETTLDVDLQTTAEQILSAVTPASAIVALRPSTGEVLAVASGAGGEGMSTATLGQYAPGSTFKVVSTLALLRSGLTPDSTVSCPTSITVDGRAFENFPGYPTEHNGDIPLSTAFANSCNTAFIGARDQATQPALVDAAGALGLVPDASLGFASFLGAVPEQAEGTAHAASMIGQGQVLASPLGMATVAASVAAGHQVVPVLVHPVEGAAPDATTAATTAATTAATTAATTTAAADVTPLTAAEAESLHALMRGVVTDGGATLLQGVPGEPVAAKTGTAQAGEGDALHNHVWMIAIQGDLAVAVFVETGEYGSTTAGPLMDAFLRSAAAQAL, encoded by the coding sequence ATGACCATGCACGGACGTACGCCACGGCAGGACCGCACGCAGGCGCGCGTGCGCGCACGGGGCGTCGCGGCGGTGCTGGCACTGCTCGCGCTCGGGGCGTCCGGCCTGACTGCCTGCTCCGCCGACCGCCCGGGGCCCGAGAAGGCAGCGCAGGCTCTCGCGGAGGGGATCGCCTCGGGCGACCTCGCAGGGGTGACGTTCGCCGCTGGCTCTCCCGACGTGGCGACGATCAACCAGGTGCGCACCGACGCGTTCGCCGGCCTCGCACCGTGGACGCCGTCCGTCGAGGCGGGCACGGCGGTGGTCGACCCGAAGGACGAGGACGCGGCGACGGTGGAGCTCAGCTACAGCTGGGACGTCGGTGCCGGCAAGTGGACGTACACGACGACCGCGCGGCTGGCCCGCGACGCCGAGGACGCATGGCGCACGACGTGGCTACCGTCGCTTCTCGCACCCGACCTGGTCGACGGCGAGACGCTCACGGTCGAGCGCGTGGCGGCCGAACGGGCGACGGTCGTGGGGACCGGGGGCACCCCGATCGTCGAGCCGCGGCCCGTGGTGCGGGTCGGGGTGGACAAGACCCGCGTCGACGCGGCCGGGCAGGACGCGGCCGCCCGGGCGCTCGCCGGTGCCCTCGGCATGGACGCCGACGCGTACGCCGCGAAGGTCGCGGCCGCGGGTGCGAAGGCCTTCGTCGAGGCGATCGTCGTGCGTGCCGACGACCCGGCGTACGACACGGACGCACTCGGGTCGATCACGGGTGTGAACCTGGTGTCCGACACGATCCCGCTCGCACCGACCCGGACCTTCGCCCGGCCGGTCCTCGGCACCGTCGGTGAGGCGACCGCGGAGATCGTCGAGCAGTCCGAGGGCGCGATCGTCGCAGGCGACCAGACGGGCCTGAGCGGCCTGCAGCGGCAGTACGACGCCCAGCTGCGCGGACTTCCAGGGGTGACCATCCGCGCGACGTCGGCGGACGGCGCGGCCGTGCGCGAGCTGTTCCACGTGGAACCGATCGCCGGCACGCCGCTGGAGACCACGCTGGACGTCGACCTGCAGACCACGGCCGAGCAGATCCTGTCCGCCGTGACGCCGGCGTCCGCGATCGTCGCCCTGCGCCCGTCGACGGGCGAGGTCCTCGCCGTGGCGTCCGGTGCCGGCGGTGAGGGGATGTCGACCGCGACCCTCGGGCAGTACGCACCCGGGTCGACGTTCAAGGTCGTCTCGACGCTCGCGCTGCTGCGCTCCGGGCTCACGCCGGACTCCACGGTCTCGTGCCCGACCTCGATCACGGTCGACGGTCGCGCGTTCGAGAACTTCCCCGGCTACCCGACCGAGCACAACGGCGACATCCCGTTGAGCACGGCGTTCGCGAACTCGTGCAACACGGCCTTCATCGGCGCCCGCGACCAGGCGACGCAGCCCGCGCTCGTCGACGCCGCAGGCGCACTCGGACTGGTCCCGGACGCGTCGCTCGGCTTCGCCTCGTTCCTCGGTGCGGTGCCCGAGCAGGCCGAGGGCACGGCGCACGCCGCCTCGATGATCGGGCAGGGGCAGGTGCTCGCCTCCCCGCTCGGCATGGCGACGGTCGCCGCCTCGGTGGCCGCCGGGCACCAGGTGGTCCCGGTGCTCGTCCACCCGGTCGAGGGTGCGGCACCCGACGCGACGACCGCGGCGACCACTGCTGCGACCACTGCTGCGACCACGGCTGCGACCACGACGGCGGCCGCCGACGTCACGCCCCTCACGGCGGCCGAGGCGGAGTCGTTGCACGCGCTCATGCGCGGGGTGGTCACCGACGGTGGCGCGACGCTGCTGCAGGGCGTGCCCGGTGAGCCCGTCGCCGCCAAGACGGGCACGGCCCAGGCCGGGGAGGGCGACGCCCTGCACAACCACGTGTGGATGATCGCCATCCAGGGCGACCTGGCCGTGGCGGTGTTCGTCGAGACCGGTGAGTACGGCTCGACCACCGCCGGGCCGCTGATGGACGCGTTCCTGCGCTCGGCCGCAGCCCAGGCCCTCTGA